Proteins encoded within one genomic window of Humulus lupulus chromosome 1, drHumLupu1.1, whole genome shotgun sequence:
- the LOC133796422 gene encoding uncharacterized protein LOC133796422 has translation MDDFQYFQLSQDFPDVYGSFNTNTVVYEPSLPMVSTAQLSEEVALASIQVSMATAASSDLALPVSSIVCTTNDVPITGVSIPPPSVSTVQSKVDAIVNLIGLSKEHSKNVQSSIQSIVARAEEILSCSSFDEEKVLELSPMQVATSTVRMWSSLSPSFVAKQLEVHLTMTKFYQELHKSHADDDLSIFHQRYDMDIKLHRSARRTMLDCVSNSRTTLFKTQNRLKRAEENKILKRPKLSTLNSKVNAKSWMQS, from the exons ATGGATGATTTCCAATATTTTCAGCTTTCACAAGATTTCCCTGATGTTTATGGTTCCTTCAACACTAACACGGTTGTTTACGAACCATCACTTCCCATGGTGTCTACTGCTCAGCTTTCTGAAGAAGTTGCTCTAGCCTCAATACAAGTTAGCATGGCCACTGCTGCTTCTTCTGACCTTGCCCTTCCTGTTAGCTCTATTGTGTGCACTACCAATGATGTTCCAATCACTGGCGTTAGCATTCCTCCCCCAAGTGTATCAACTGTGCAAAGCAAAGTTGATGCAATTGTGAATCTGATTGGCCTGAGCAAAGAGCATAGCAAGAATGTTCAGTCTTCTATACAGTCAATTGTGGCAAGGGCAGAGGAAATTCTGTCCTGCAGTTCTTTTGATGAGGAAAAAGTTCTAGAGTTGTCTCCAATGCAAGTCGCGACTTCTACGGTTCGAATGTGGAGTTCGCTATCTCCCTCTTTTGTCGCTAAACAACTAGAAGTGCACCTTACTATG ACCAAATTTTATCAAGAGCTGCACAAGTCGCATGCTGATGATGACCTGTCTATTTTTCATCAACGTTATGATATGGATATTAAGCTGCACAGATCTGCCCGGAGGACCATGCTAGACTGTGTCAGCAATAGTAGAACGACTTTATTCAAGACGCAGAACAGGCTGAAGCGAGCTGAAGAGAACAAAATTTTGAAGCGACCCAAACTATCTACTCTGAACTCAAAAGTAAATGCCAAGAGTTGGATGCAAAGTTAG